Proteins encoded together in one Orrella marina window:
- a CDS encoding MFS transporter, protein MLLSRPWGALSDRRERRTVLLAGAGGFKLAYWAMCILLIVSLLVLPAAGLVFAGLLVSRGAVGAFFAAGEVLVTDHVAAGERAGAMASLGAANGVGLVVGSALAAAQ, encoded by the coding sequence ATGCTGCTTTCGCGGCCCTGGGGAGCGTTGAGTGATCGGCGTGAGCGGCGAACGGTTCTCCTGGCCGGAGCGGGCGGCTTCAAGCTCGCCTACTGGGCCATGTGTATCCTGCTGATCGTATCGTTGCTGGTGCTGCCTGCGGCGGGTCTGGTGTTTGCCGGGCTGCTCGTCAGCCGCGGGGCGGTCGGTGCGTTCTTCGCGGCGGGCGAGGTGCTGGTGACCGATCACGTCGCTGCCGGTGAGCGTGCCGGTGCCATGGCTTCGCTTGGCGCGGCCAATGGCGTTGGACTGGTCGTGGGGTCGGCACTTGCTGCCGCGCAATGA
- a CDS encoding MFS transporter — MAHTEKPNQDTWRAERFTLSLFLSFVGGYFLSYALRSVNATIAPLLAEDLNLSAGALGWLSSAYFLSFASVQWHLGTWLDRYGARRTESILLTIAAVGSVILAVSDSLFTLSIGRILIGFGVASCLMAPYSYFRRCFAPEKQAQLAMWMLIGGTLGSLTATQPALLLAQAYGWREIFLVCGGLLAVSALAIAIFVPDSDRQHTQTSQSKPGDKPIKLLELLAHPTLLRIIPTTIFFSGGFVALQSLWVGPWMTDTLGLSTNQAGQVLLYFNLALLVAYLLMSIVSPRLEKKGFGLARQTLFGFYWFIICMAIILAWRSPSAWWLWLALAPGIPAVILMQTQTALMFPREVAGRVLTTFNLVMFTGAFAVQWGIGLIVDGFIWIGLIRADAIWSAFALLLLAQVLSLWFYVTRGKPLSAGS, encoded by the coding sequence ATGGCCCATACAGAAAAGCCAAACCAGGACACCTGGCGCGCAGAACGATTTACGCTCTCACTGTTTCTAAGCTTTGTTGGGGGCTACTTTCTCTCTTATGCGCTTCGATCAGTCAACGCAACGATCGCCCCCCTACTTGCCGAGGACCTGAACCTGAGCGCCGGCGCACTGGGATGGCTATCGTCCGCCTATTTTCTGTCATTTGCATCTGTTCAGTGGCATCTTGGCACCTGGCTTGATCGGTATGGTGCGCGCCGTACTGAATCAATCCTGCTCACTATCGCTGCAGTTGGGTCAGTCATTCTTGCCGTCAGCGACTCATTATTCACACTCTCGATTGGACGCATCCTGATCGGATTTGGCGTCGCATCCTGCCTGATGGCTCCTTACTCCTACTTCAGACGCTGCTTCGCCCCGGAGAAGCAGGCTCAGCTTGCCATGTGGATGTTGATCGGTGGAACGCTCGGATCACTGACCGCCACCCAGCCGGCCTTGCTGCTCGCTCAAGCCTATGGATGGAGAGAGATCTTCCTGGTCTGCGGAGGACTGCTTGCAGTATCGGCATTGGCAATTGCAATATTTGTTCCAGACTCGGATCGTCAGCACACACAGACAAGCCAGAGCAAGCCTGGAGACAAGCCCATCAAACTGCTCGAACTGCTTGCGCACCCCACCCTGCTTCGCATCATTCCGACAACGATCTTCTTCTCAGGTGGATTTGTGGCGTTGCAGTCGCTATGGGTAGGCCCCTGGATGACAGACACGCTAGGACTTTCCACCAATCAGGCTGGACAAGTCTTGCTGTACTTCAACCTTGCGCTGTTGGTTGCCTACCTCCTCATGAGCATTGTGAGTCCGCGGCTTGAGAAGAAGGGCTTCGGACTGGCGCGACAGACCTTGTTTGGCTTCTACTGGTTCATCATCTGCATGGCGATCATTCTCGCATGGCGATCACCCTCTGCATGGTGGCTCTGGCTTGCGCTTGCACCAGGCATCCCAGCCGTGATTCTGATGCAGACACAGACCGCTCTAATGTTCCCCAGAGAAGTTGCAGGACGCGTGTTGACAACATTCAACCTGGTGATGTTCACCGGCGCTTTTGCGGTACAGTGGGGAATCGGCCTGATTGTCGATGGTTTCATCTGGATTGGCCTGATCCGGGCCGATGCAATATGGTCGGCCTTCGCTCTACTTTTGCTGGCACAAGTGTTGAGCCTCTGGTTTTACGTGACCCGTGGCAAGCCTCTGTCAGCAGGGAGCTGA
- a CDS encoding NUDIX hydrolase, with translation MDKSPEFFFPAPRLSQYCSQCAAPITRRIPPGDNRVRDLCESCGAVHYQNPRTVVGTLPVWNNKILLCLRAIEPRARTWTLPAGFMELAETTGEGALRETREEAGVEVELGSLYTVIDVPHVDQIHVYFLAHANTGDVDPGPESLDARYYDISEIPWDNLSFRSVSSTLRHYISDVEKGHFETRYYSLPPAR, from the coding sequence ATGGATAAAAGCCCTGAATTCTTCTTTCCTGCCCCAAGACTGAGTCAGTACTGCAGTCAATGCGCGGCACCTATCACCCGTCGCATCCCGCCTGGGGACAACCGGGTCAGAGACTTATGTGAGTCTTGCGGCGCTGTACATTATCAGAATCCACGTACGGTAGTTGGAACTCTTCCTGTCTGGAACAACAAGATTCTTTTATGTCTGCGAGCAATTGAACCTCGGGCCCGTACATGGACATTGCCTGCCGGGTTTATGGAACTGGCAGAAACCACCGGGGAAGGCGCTTTGCGAGAAACACGCGAAGAGGCTGGCGTCGAAGTGGAACTTGGTTCCCTCTACACAGTCATAGACGTTCCGCACGTTGATCAGATTCACGTCTATTTTCTGGCGCATGCGAACACGGGTGACGTTGATCCTGGCCCAGAAAGTCTGGATGCGCGTTACTACGATATCAGCGAAATTCCTTGGGACAACCTCTCGTTCAGGTCCGTATCCTCGACACTACGCCACTACATCAGTGACGTTGAAAAGGGTCATTTCGAGACTCGGTACTATAGTCTGCCACCTGCCCGATAG
- a CDS encoding DUF2946 family protein produces the protein MDQTVLEAIERWPDVPAVHGWLSLSRRGQWRLHPGGTASQGGFGESIQNQQIIAFINRNYEAENTGRWFFQNGPQRVYVRLDAAPLVASITGQPGSLSTHNGLPIKQIKRWLIDHNGTLFFECEHGPACVNDQDLELIVDALQTSDGVPLLDWCEQHEQGGAQTTVTFTTDAPFQLTGSAPMNLLGVTDRVENELGFVRQSSEN, from the coding sequence ATGGATCAGACTGTTCTTGAGGCAATTGAACGATGGCCAGACGTACCTGCCGTCCATGGATGGCTATCGCTATCCAGAAGAGGCCAGTGGAGGCTGCATCCAGGCGGTACAGCCAGTCAGGGCGGGTTTGGTGAATCCATCCAGAACCAGCAGATCATTGCCTTCATAAACCGCAACTATGAAGCTGAGAATACGGGACGCTGGTTCTTTCAAAACGGCCCCCAACGTGTCTACGTCAGACTGGACGCAGCTCCCTTGGTCGCTTCGATCACCGGGCAGCCCGGCTCGCTTAGCACGCACAACGGACTTCCGATCAAGCAGATCAAGCGGTGGCTGATCGACCACAATGGCACCCTTTTCTTCGAATGCGAGCATGGACCTGCTTGCGTGAATGATCAGGATCTGGAACTGATTGTCGACGCCCTCCAGACCAGCGACGGTGTGCCTCTACTCGATTGGTGCGAACAACACGAACAGGGCGGTGCGCAGACCACCGTGACATTCACAACAGACGCACCATTTCAACTGACAGGAAGCGCTCCAATGAACTTACTGGGTGTGACTGATCGCGTTGAAAACGAGCTTGGCTTTGTGCGGCAATCAAGCGAGAATTAG